The stretch of DNA AATCAATATAAATATACAAGCGCCCTAAAATCGTAATGATGCTCAAGTCACCTTATGCCAAGATTTAGAGGTAAGCCGATGAAACGTATCCTATTCACAATCATAGCGATGGCTATCAATACGAATCTGTCAGTGCCTTTTTTCCCGCTCTATGCAACTGCTTTTCATCTTAACAGCGTTATCGTTACAGGCTTGTTCGTTATTTATTCCACTTGCCTGCTGCCGGTATTGTTGATCGCAGGTCCTTTAGGGGATGTATGGGGCAATAAAAAAGTAGTGTACATCGGCTTAGGATTGGCAATTCTTTCGACGATATTTTTCGCTGAAGCCACAAATATCTCGTTACTGTACCTTGCACGGGCGTTGGCTGGGATGGCGTCAGGAGCTTTCATGGGAACAGGGACAGCTCTTTTGCTTCAACATTCCTCACAGAACCAAACGGCGCATGCATTGACGCTGTCAAGTATTGTTACCATGCTCGGGTTTGGGCTGGGACCGGCAATTAGCGGCATAATCATCCAGTACAGCCCGCTGTCACCTGTGAAAATTCCTTACCAAAGCATGTTTATCGCTCTGAGCATCAGCATGCTTCTCCTGGCCAGTATCCGTGAAAGGAGAGAATCGACCGGGAATCGGCGACTATTTCAGATCAGTATGGGCGTACCGTCCTCCCATCGAACCTTGTTCTGGGCATTTGCCGCTCCCTCCGTATTTACGGCGTTTGCGCTTAACGGGACTGTACTTGCCTTGATGCCAACCTTCGTTCGGTCTGTAATGCACTCAACCAATTTTGCTGTCCCGGGTATTCTCTTGTTCATTCTGCTTTCGGGAGGGGCGCTTGCCCAGCTAATTCCTTTGCCTGGCGATGCGTTTCGCCGTATACAAGCGAGAGTATTATTGCTGCTTGCAGGGACATGGTGCATGTTAATGGCCGGAACATTGATAAATAGTGCGTTATTGTGGCTGGGGAAGGGGATACAGGCTGTCGGGTGCGGGTGGACGTTTCAAGGCAGCATGAAACTGACCGGGAGTATGGCACCCGTTTCCGAAAGAGCCCGCCTTCTGTCAATCTTTTATATTGCGGCGTATTCAGGCATGATTTTGCCTACATTAGGTGTCGGGATATTATCGTTTTATTGGGGGCTTATGCCGGCCTTGCTTACGTTCGGGGCGATTGTTACTTCAATCGGGATCGTTATTGTGCTGAATTCAATCCGTTTACGAATGGTTACTCAAGCGATGAAAAGATAGATATGGTAAAAATCAAGGATCATTAGGCGGTTTGACGCAGCCTGATGATCCTTGTTCTTTCATTGGAATGATAACAACATATGGATCTATGGATTGACCACTTCCTCTGGCGGTTCAATGAGCATCCATTACTGCCTTAACTCGTTGACAGCATTCGCTAAAATTTCGTAGGACCGCAAACGGGCTTGATGATCGTAAATATGGGATGTTACGATGAATTCGTCCGCCTTCGTTTCTTCAAACAGAACGGGCAGCTTCTTAAGAATCGTGGTACGATCTCCGATAATGCCGAAATCCATTTGTTTACGAATTCGCGTTTTTTCTTGCTCATTCCACAAGGCATCCATGTTTTCAACCGGAGGATTGTATTCGCTGGTACGGCCGCGAATCAGATTCAACACTTGCTGCTCATCTGTAGTAGCCAGCCAGCTTGCTTCTTCGGCCGAATCAGCCGCAATGACATTTAAGCCTATCATAACATAGGGCTTATCCAACATTCGCGAGGGAGTGAAGGCGCTGCGGTATAAATCCAAGGCCTGGAGCAAATAATCCGGTGCGAAATGGCTGGCGAATGAGAAAGGCAGTCCGAGACGACCCGCCAATTGTGCGCTGAACCCGCTGGAGCCCAGCAGCCAGATGGGAATATCCATTCCTTCTCCGGGAATAGCCCGTACTCCCGGTTCAATAGGTTCGTCTTCGGGATGGAAGTAAGAGCGCAGTTCGCGCAGAAGGTCCGGGAAATCATCCCCGTTGCTGCCCAGCGTCCTCCTGAGAGCGCGGGTGGTACGCATGTCGGAGCCTGAAGCTCTGCCTAATCCTAGATCTATCCGGCCCGGATACAGAGATTCCAGTGTTCCGAACTGTTCGGCGATGACGAGCGGGGCATGATTGGGCAGCATGATGCCGCCTGAGCCGACCCGGATTTTCTTAGTTCCAGACGCAATATGTCCGATCAAGATCGATGTTGCCGAGCTCCCGATTCCTGGCATATTATGGTGCTCAGCGAGCCAATATCGGTGATAACCGAGCTTTTCGGCGTGTTGCGCGAGCTCCAGCGTACGTCGGAAAGAATCTTTGGGTGTGCTGCCCGACAAGATCGGGGCGAGATCCAAAACAGAGATTTTTGAATTGAATTCGTACATAATAACATCTACCTCCACATTAATTTTGATAATTTCCTTCATTTTAGGCGGCTGCATTCACATTGGCAGATTTTCTTGTTTAAGCGTTGTTCAAATCATCAGCGGCCACCAACTTTCTGGATCGAATGGTCAAATATTTGGAAAAATATAATGAAGCATCTATGAAGCTTCATTATCCATCCAACCTTTCTTAATGTTATCTTAAACTTTAATAGACTGTTTAGTCAAGAAAAACTTTGTTGCTTTTTTACATGTGGTCCAACAGGTTTAAGGGAACCGCGCCTTCAGACAAGACTTGCAAGTCTTGCAAGTTTTGTGGGAATCCTCTATTGATTGTCCGACAGTGATATTAACATGAGCGCATTTACGACTGGAGGGATGGTTCAGCAGACGGGATGGATTTTCAATGATCTAATTTTTTTCTTGACTAAATAGTCTGAAATGGGTATGATAGGGATCAGAAAGGAGGTGTTCAATGCATGGGCAGAAGCAATCGCTAACCTAGGCTGTTAAATTAACCTCTGATCCGGGTTTTGGACGAATTATTAGATCGTTTGATCTAGAAATCAATCGTTCCAACTCCGGTTTCCAATTACAGAGTTACTATTTTGTTTTTTGATTGACTATTCATGAATATTTTGGACTTATCAGTCTGAAAAAAGAGAGGGAGTAATGGAAATGGTGAATAACGGTAAAATTTTAGTGACAGGCGGAAGAGGAAAAACGGGAAGCCGTATAGCTAAGCGGCTAACCGATCTGGGCTATGCCGTTCGTACGGCCGACCGCGGCACTTCCGCTTCAGAAAGCACCAATGAGCATGTGGCTTTTGATTGGTTCGATGAGACGACGTTTGAACCGGCTTTGAAAAACGTGGATAAGATCTACCTGGTGGGTCCCGTTGCAGTCATGGACCCGTCCAAGATGATGGTACCTTTTTTGGAGAAGGCTTTAAAGGAAGGGGTACGCCGGGTCGTGTTACTTAGCAGCGCTTCCGTGCCTGAAAATGGACCTGTGTTCGGCAAGGTGCATCAGGTAATACGTCAGCTTGTGCCGGAATGGGCGGTACTACGGCCTTCTTATTTTATGCAAAACTTCACTGAGGGTCATCATGGAGCGCAAATCAACAGTGACGGCGTGATGATTACGGCTACAGGATCGGGCCGGGTCGGATTCGTTGATGCCGACGATATTGCCGAGGTGGGCGTAAGAGCGCTGATTGATGAGCAGCCTCACAATACCGATCATATCATCACAGGTCCTGATTCGTTTAGTTATGCGGAGGCTGGAGAAATCATCGGCGCTGCTGCAGGACGAACCATCCAACATGTAAATATTAGCACGGAAGAGCTGGCGGCCGGGATGATGAAGTTCGGGATGGCCGAAGACTATGCTCATTTTCTCGCAGGGCTGGATGAAGCGATCAGGCTTCACGGTACTGAAGACCAGGTTACGGATACAGTTCAGCGTGTGACCGGACGACCGCCTAAATCTCTGAAAGACTTTGCCATCGCGCACGCCTCACATTGGAAACAGAAATGAAAGCGGGTGAAGCTATGAACTCATTATTTAACTTGAGCGGGAAAACCGCTATTGTGACAGGCGCAGGCAGAGGTATCGGAAAAAGTATTGCTTTGGGATTAGCCGAATCGGGTGCAAATGTGGTTCTATCCAGTCGTACGCAGTCCGAATTAGAGGAGGTGGCGAATGAGATTCGCAAGATAGGAACGGAATCATTGGTGATCCCTTGCGATGTAACGAAGCCCGAGGATATCCAACAAGTAGTAGATGAGACGAAAAATCGTTTCGGATCTATTGATATTCTGATTAACAATGCGGGAATGACGATTAAAACGCCAGCGGAAGAATACGAATTGGACAACTGGAACCGAATTATTGCGGTTAATCTCACCGGTGTTTTCTTATTCGCACAGTATGCGGGCAGGGAAATGATCAAGCAGAACCGTGGACGAATCATTAATATTTCATCAGTGGGGTCCACAACTGCGCTCACAGGCTCTGTCGCCTACTGCGCCAGCAAAGGGGGAGTTAATATGCTGACAAAGGTTCTGGCGGTAGAGTGGGCAAAGTATGGGGTCAATGTGAACGGGATTGCGCCTTCTTATATTGAAACCCCGCTTGTAAAAACCGTCTCGGATGCAAAAGAAGATTTTGCCGGAAAAGTGACGGAACGAACTCCCCTTGGCAGAATGGGCCATCCCAATGAGCTGGCTGGTGCCGCGGTATTTCTTGCATCCGATGCAGCTTCTTATATTACAGGCGAGACCATTTTTGTAGATGGAGGTTGGACGGCTCTCGGCTTGTAAGTACTTAAAAATAAAAATACGGAGGTTAAAAAAATGACACAACGAGCAGTTTCACAAGGATGGATTCTGGATATCGCACTTGCACAAGGGGGATTTGACGCCCTGCATCCCGAAGCGAAGGCAACGTTAGAAGAATGCGGCCACAATCACAGAGACTTTGACAGAGTATTTGAATTGGTTAAAAGCGGCGTCATGATCCCTAAAGCATGGTCGACCGTTGCGGCCCAAGCAGAAGCACGGGCGAAGCACTATGAAAGTGAGGGATTCCCGGCAACCGCCAAAGACTTGTATCAGCGTGCTGCGGTGATGTGGGGTAGAGCGCAGTATTCTTTTTTTAACGATGATCCCAGAAAAACCGTATTTCGCCAACGTTGTAATGAGTCCGTCGAAGCGATTGGGCGTCTGAGCAATCAAACCATCCAGAGGGTTGAGCTGGATTTTGAAGGCAAAAAAATCTTCGGTCTGTTGTTTCTCCCTGAAGGAAATGTATCGAATGCTCCTGCCGTCATTCTAGGTCCGGGCATGGACATGATCAAAGAGGATTATATACAGATTGCCCAACGCTACTATACGTCACGGGGCATGGTCGCCTTGTCCATTGAAGGGCCTGGTCAAGGAGAATCCGGGTCATCCGGACTCAAGGTCACCTTAACCAACTACCAGCGCGCCATCAGCCGGTATATTGACTTTCTTGAGGAGCTTCCGCAGGTCGACAAGAATCGGATAGGTCTGTTTGGAGTCAGTATGGGCGCGATCTGGGGATTACGGGGAGCTGCCCACGACAATCGCCTGAAATCTTTAGCCACCTTTATGACAGGCCCCGGTGAACTGGAAAAGTCTTTCAGCAAAGCCCAACCAAGCTTCAAGGCCAATATGATGTATATGTCCGGCTACACGGATGAAGAGAAGTTTGATAAAGAAATGGCGGCGAATTACAGCATTTGGCATCTCGTTTCGAACATCACTTGTCCGGTTCTGATCGGCAACGGTGAATTTGACGAGCTTATCCCTGTTGAAGATGCCCTTGCTCTATACGAGCTCATCAAGGCTCCTAAGGAGCTGCGGATCTATGAGAATGAATTCCATCCCCTTGGCGGTGTTGCAGCGGAGATCTTCCGTTACGGTTCGGAATGGACGCAGCGGGCGCTGAATGGCGATTTTGCCCAAAGACCCGATAAACGCTATTATGTGCATACGGATGGGCGTGTCATCGAAGGATCGGCAAATCCGGCATGGTGGCTTGGCGCCCAACCTCCCGAGATCCTTGCGCGGAAACAATCGTCGGAGTCGTAAGCCGAGTCATTCCGGCAGCAGATTCGATATTTTAATTTTGACTGACTGCTCATGAACATTTTGGACTAGTTTGTCTGGAAAGATAGCGACTATGTGACCTGAAAAGTATTTTTCGAGAATGATTCCGTTTTATTCAATAGCTGACAAAATGATAAGGAGTGGTAAATATGACGTTCAATCCGGCAGATAATGAAAAGGTACAGGAAGCTTCACGGGAGATCTTCCATAAGTTTTGCAAGTCTTTTTTGGACAAAGACATGAATCAATTTATTGAGCTGTTTGATGACAATGCGCTGTTCGAGTTTCCTTACGCTCCTAAAGGCTTTACTCAAAAACTTGAAGGGAAGGCTGCCATTTATGAGTATGTTAAAGACTTCCCTCAGAAGTTTGATATCACACGGTTCAGTGAACCAACCTTTCACTTCGCGATGAACCCCAATATCATGATAGTCGAATTCGGAATTGAGGAAGCGCAACTCCTGACCACCGGCAAGCCTTATCTTCAGAAATATATTTCCGTGATCGAAACCAGAGACAATAAAATCGTACACTACAAAGATTATTGGAATCCGGTTGTGGCGCTTGTAGCGCTTTTGGATGAAGCTTCATTGCAGAAACTATTAAACGAGCAGTAAGAAGTTGAAATGGTGGGAGGTGGGGATTAGAGTCGATCGATTATTGATCCAATCCCCACTGATTTTTTGGAATCATACACTATGATGACTTAATTGGACTAAAAAGGGCTTGCTGTTTTGAGAAAATAAAGTATTAGACGACTGCGGCTATCCGAAGTTGCGGGCATTAATATGGACGATCTGGACATGACAAAAGCATCCGTACGCATAATCCGCAAAGGCGGCGGCGAAAAGGAAAAAGCCGCCGGCTCACAGGCCGATCCATAGAATAGCTGATTAAAAAATATGCGGCAGCCTACAGTAAACCGCCACTGATCTTGTACGTTTTGAGACACAATTTTGCGACCCGGTAACACCAGGAAATTAACGATGTGCCCAGACTCAGAAATCAGCTCGGGCATTCGTCGATCCAAACAACGACGATGATATACACACATTTTTTCATTTAACACCTTCTTGCATATCAATGCCTTCAAAATAAAAATATTACAAAATTTAACTTTTTAAAGTGATTTTTCTCCTAATCTTTCTCTTATTTATAATAAATTTCACATTCCGTACTCCTACGACTCTGAAAAGGGACTGCGTTACAGCGTTGACTCCAAGCAAGGTGGGAGAAATACGGCTGCAACCCTAAGAATACATAGTCTTTTTTCTGGTAAAATAGAATTCAAACTATAAGACAGGTAGAAGGAGTGCGGCAATGATTTATTTGAGAAGCTTTAAGCTTTCTGATTATACGGATCGAAATTCCAACATATACCCTGATTATGTATTTAAGCACGTGGCTGGAGAGGTGCTTTTGTTTGATCGAATTACTGTGTTGTATGGCAATAACGGTAGCGGAAAATCCACTTTACTCAATGTAATTTCCAACAAGCTAGGAATCTCGGGGGCTGAAAGAATGACAAGCTATGGGCATAGTATTTATGCTCAGCGATTCCTTGATTTGAGTAGCTATCAGCTTGGGCATGATGAGCAAGAGCATGAAATCAGGCAACTTCCAGAAGGAAGCCGATATATGAAATCAGAGGATATTTTATATGAGATCAAGAAGATACAGCAATCTTCCGTGCTGCGTGAGGGAATAATGTATGAGCAGATTAACAAAGGGATGAGCAAGGCTCAGGCGGCACAATATAAAGCTACGTATGCGTTTAAGAAGAAGCTGGAGAACATTCAATTTTCACAAGAAAAATACTCTAATGGAGAAACGTCCATGCAGTTTTTTGAGGAATATCTGCTACCTGGGCAATTGTATTTATTGGACGAGCCGGAAACGTCACTTTCTCCTGCCAATCAAATAAGAATGGCAGAACAAATAAATGAGCTGGCACGATATTTTGATAGTCAATTTATTATTGCCACTCATTCTCCCTTTGTTTTAGGCACGTTACATGCAAAAATTTATAATCTGGATGCCAAGCCTCTTCAAACAGCAGAATGGTTTGAACTAGACAATGTACAATTTTTTTATCGATTTTTCAATAAGCATAAGCAATTGTTTGAATGAGAGTAGGACAGACACAGATTGTAGCTTTTCACCTGAGCCGGGGTGGGCACAACGGCAAGCGGGCGCCGGCGAGGGTGAATCAGGAGAGTTCTGTGAGGCGGGTGGCGTTGCCGCCGCAGGAGGACGGGGCAAAGATTCGTCGGAGTTGTCAACGTAGGACCGCCCGGGTGAACCGGCGGATTTCCGGATCATCTGCAAGCCAATACGCCGTGTGATGATCTCGTGGCCAGTTGTAGCTGTCAAATGAAATAAAGTATTAGAATTGTGGGCTTTCCGAATAGCCATCGATTTCCCAAAAGATTTCGAATTGAATAATTTTTGTGGCCAGAAATGGATATGTATCGGCAATGGGATCAAGTTCTTGTCCTACAAGGGACTATGTTCTTGTCCTCCTGTACAGTGACACCAAGATTACCCTTTTGCGAGGAAATCGACACAAAGATTATCAATAAAAAGAAATGTTACTACTCAAAAGATTAATTATTATTGTTCTCCACAACAAAAAGGGGGGAACTTTGTGTCACTGTTCAAAACAAATATTACAAATATCAAAATGAAACAATCAAAACGACAAATATATACACAAAACCCGTATTTCTTTTAATGTAGAATTACTCTATGTTTCACCCTTCATTAAAGAATTATTATATATTGTGTCATAACTTATTTTTCTAGTTTATGCTTTATGCTATAAACCATTATCCTAACAGTCTATTATGAGATCTTTATAATGTACCGATGTGGCGGAATGGCAGACGCGGCGGACTCAAAATCCGCTTCCGGTGACGGAGTGGGGGTTCAAGTCCCTTCACCAGCACCATACTTAATTAGCCAATATCTCATTTGAGAATATAATTCTCAGATGGGCTTTTTTGTTTAATATTTAGTATTCCGTCCATCGTCTGCGCGAGACAGCTTGTCTGCTTATTCCTAAAATTCGAGCAATTTCTCTGTCCGTTTTATCCTGGTAATACTTATAGTACATAACCCTCAGTTCTTTTGAGCTAAGATGCAAGAGATCGGAGATTTGAGAAAGAACGGGAATGTTCTGAGATTGCGACATGTCGTAGTGACGAACTAGAAAGTTAATATTGATCTAGAAGGTGACAGCATCCAAAAGGACAACATAAGCTGAATAACGCCTCAGTTTCTCAAAATAGTCCTTTTGAGCGTGCTGGAGACATGACTTAACGTAACTGCTGAAGGCTTTTTCAACTGATTCATTAGCGCCAACTTCCAATCCCATAAGTTTCGTCGTTCCAACATGTTATGAATGAACTTCATGCCAGAATATTTACAATAATAACGAGATTTATTGAAGTACACGTTTACAAAATAAAACAAAGAAACAAAATCGGGCATTGTCCTCAACAGAGGATAGCGCCCGATTTAAGATCTAAAATATTTATTTATGCTGAGTATTCTACGAAGCGCGCGAGTAATATTAAACTTCCATTCCTAAGACATTATGCATGGTAGTAACAATTTGTGTTTAGATTATCTATTCAGACTGTTTATTTTTCATTCTAATAGGTCTGTAAAATGCGCGAATGTCGCTGGCCAGCAGCTCCGGTTCTTCCATAGCAGTAAAATGCCCGCCGGAAGGCATTGTGGTCCAACGAGTGACATTCAGATTGCGCACAGTCCAGGATTTGGGGGGCAGCACGATATCCGCGGGGAATATGGCCATGCCTGTCGGAACTTCTATGCGACCCAATGGTGGCAAGGAATGCGAATTTTCGTAATACATACGTGTAGATGATCCTATGGTGTTAGTCACCCAATAAATCATAATATGAGTCAACAACTCATCCTTGCTGTATTTCTGGTTGAGGTCACCCTTACAATCGCTCCATGCGCGAAATTTCTCGATTATCCAAGCTGCCAAACCTGCCGGCGAATCGGAAAGTCCATAAGCAAGAGTCTGAGGCTTTGTCGATTGAATGGACATATAGCCCCCCTCATATGAAATCCATTCGGAAGCGTTTTTCTTATATTGCAGTTCTTCTTCAGAGAGTTCTGCCTCATCCTGTGAAGTCATGAGACTCCTTATAATGCCAACATCAGTTAGATGGATTCCAAATAAAAGTTCAGGATAATTTGATGCTAGATACCTTGTAACACCGGAGCCAATATCGCCACCTGCAGCGGCAAATTTTTTGTAGCCTAATTCTTTTGTCATTAGCTTAGCCCACATCTGGGAGACAATAAAATTGTTGACGCCAGGCCGATTAGGGCGACCAGAAAATCCGAATCCAGGCAATGAAGGGACAATGACATCAAAAGAGTCCTCAGGATTACCTCCGTGGCTAGCCGGATCCGTAAGGAGAGGAATAATTTTTTGATAACGAAGGTAACTGTCTGGCCATCCATGGGTAAGAATAATGGGCAGAGGGTCAGGTCCTTTGCCGCGCTCATGTATGAAGTGCACATCTATCCCGTCAATATTGCAGCGAAACTGGAAGAAGCGGTTCAACTCCGATTCTTGTGCGCGCCAATTATAATGATCCTTCCAATATGAAACGAGTGATTTTAAATAACTTAAGTCTGTTCCTCGCTCCCATCCAGAGCCTTCTAATTGATCGGGCCAACGGATGTGGCGCAGCCTGTATTGAAGATCGTCAAGGATTTCATCGGAGACATGAATATGAAACGGTTCAGCAGTCATTCATAATTTCCTCCCTTTTTGTTGATTCACAACAATATTATATCCTCTGAACTTGTATGTTACACTGAAATAAGTGAAGCAACCAACTATACTATTTGATAGGTGATCACTATGCCACAAGTAGACAGACACAAAGAACGTACCGTGAACATAGAATTTGTCGCCGTGGAGGATTTTAGTATTCTTCCTTATCCAGAACGGTTTACGCTAATTTTTATAACGTCTGGAAGTATAAAGGGGATACTGAACCAACGTCCAATATCTATTAGTGCTCCTGGTGTCCTTTGCTTGGCTGAAGACGCTCATGTGCAAGTGGTTGAAAAGATTAACGTATCTGCACAATCCTTTAGTTTTCATCCCGAATTTCTTAACACTATTACTCTTTCCGAAACGAAGGATTATTTTCCTACATGGCCTAGAATACAAACGGGACTTTCCCTTTTTCAAAGTAATAATTTGTATACTGGAGTGCCTCGTGTAACGGAAAAAGCATACCCGCTATTGTTTGAATGGTTTTTCGTACTTGGCACGGAAGTGCAGGCGCAAAGTGATGCACTCTGGGTATGCCGAATAAAAAAATACCTCATTCAAATTTTAGGTTTGTTGGAGGAATTAAATCGAAATAACGAACACTCACCTGTCGATGTAGTGTTAGATTATATTCACACCAATTATTCGAAGAAAATTTCATTGGAGGATTTGACGAAGTGTGTTCACTTGAACCGTGTGACTCTAAATAAGATGTTTCAGGAAAGATGCGGGAATACAGCGATTGGTTACTTGCTTTCACATCGCTTAAAGGTTGCGAGTGACCTTTTGACACACACAGATATGAGCCTTAATGAAATTGCGCGCGCTACTGGGTTTGAGTATGATACCTACTTTATTAAACAGTTTACAGCTAGAAAAGAGATGTCGCCGACGAAATATCGGACTACCTCTCGTAAGTTTGCCACTGCGCAATAATGAAATATGCTATACTTGCGATGTAAAGGGGGGTGCTT from Paenibacillus sophorae encodes:
- a CDS encoding MFS transporter codes for the protein MKRILFTIIAMAINTNLSVPFFPLYATAFHLNSVIVTGLFVIYSTCLLPVLLIAGPLGDVWGNKKVVYIGLGLAILSTIFFAEATNISLLYLARALAGMASGAFMGTGTALLLQHSSQNQTAHALTLSSIVTMLGFGLGPAISGIIIQYSPLSPVKIPYQSMFIALSISMLLLASIRERRESTGNRRLFQISMGVPSSHRTLFWAFAAPSVFTAFALNGTVLALMPTFVRSVMHSTNFAVPGILLFILLSGGALAQLIPLPGDAFRRIQARVLLLLAGTWCMLMAGTLINSALLWLGKGIQAVGCGWTFQGSMKLTGSMAPVSERARLLSIFYIAAYSGMILPTLGVGILSFYWGLMPALLTFGAIVTSIGIVIVLNSIRLRMVTQAMKR
- a CDS encoding LLM class flavin-dependent oxidoreductase, translating into MYEFNSKISVLDLAPILSGSTPKDSFRRTLELAQHAEKLGYHRYWLAEHHNMPGIGSSATSILIGHIASGTKKIRVGSGGIMLPNHAPLVIAEQFGTLESLYPGRIDLGLGRASGSDMRTTRALRRTLGSNGDDFPDLLRELRSYFHPEDEPIEPGVRAIPGEGMDIPIWLLGSSGFSAQLAGRLGLPFSFASHFAPDYLLQALDLYRSAFTPSRMLDKPYVMIGLNVIAADSAEEASWLATTDEQQVLNLIRGRTSEYNPPVENMDALWNEQEKTRIRKQMDFGIIGDRTTILKKLPVLFEETKADEFIVTSHIYDHQARLRSYEILANAVNELRQ
- a CDS encoding NAD-dependent epimerase/dehydratase family protein; this translates as MVNNGKILVTGGRGKTGSRIAKRLTDLGYAVRTADRGTSASESTNEHVAFDWFDETTFEPALKNVDKIYLVGPVAVMDPSKMMVPFLEKALKEGVRRVVLLSSASVPENGPVFGKVHQVIRQLVPEWAVLRPSYFMQNFTEGHHGAQINSDGVMITATGSGRVGFVDADDIAEVGVRALIDEQPHNTDHIITGPDSFSYAEAGEIIGAAAGRTIQHVNISTEELAAGMMKFGMAEDYAHFLAGLDEAIRLHGTEDQVTDTVQRVTGRPPKSLKDFAIAHASHWKQK
- a CDS encoding SDR family NAD(P)-dependent oxidoreductase, which codes for METEMKAGEAMNSLFNLSGKTAIVTGAGRGIGKSIALGLAESGANVVLSSRTQSELEEVANEIRKIGTESLVIPCDVTKPEDIQQVVDETKNRFGSIDILINNAGMTIKTPAEEYELDNWNRIIAVNLTGVFLFAQYAGREMIKQNRGRIINISSVGSTTALTGSVAYCASKGGVNMLTKVLAVEWAKYGVNVNGIAPSYIETPLVKTVSDAKEDFAGKVTERTPLGRMGHPNELAGAAVFLASDAASYITGETIFVDGGWTALGL
- a CDS encoding alpha/beta hydrolase, giving the protein MTQRAVSQGWILDIALAQGGFDALHPEAKATLEECGHNHRDFDRVFELVKSGVMIPKAWSTVAAQAEARAKHYESEGFPATAKDLYQRAAVMWGRAQYSFFNDDPRKTVFRQRCNESVEAIGRLSNQTIQRVELDFEGKKIFGLLFLPEGNVSNAPAVILGPGMDMIKEDYIQIAQRYYTSRGMVALSIEGPGQGESGSSGLKVTLTNYQRAISRYIDFLEELPQVDKNRIGLFGVSMGAIWGLRGAAHDNRLKSLATFMTGPGELEKSFSKAQPSFKANMMYMSGYTDEEKFDKEMAANYSIWHLVSNITCPVLIGNGEFDELIPVEDALALYELIKAPKELRIYENEFHPLGGVAAEIFRYGSEWTQRALNGDFAQRPDKRYYVHTDGRVIEGSANPAWWLGAQPPEILARKQSSES
- a CDS encoding nuclear transport factor 2 family protein — encoded protein: MTFNPADNEKVQEASREIFHKFCKSFLDKDMNQFIELFDDNALFEFPYAPKGFTQKLEGKAAIYEYVKDFPQKFDITRFSEPTFHFAMNPNIMIVEFGIEEAQLLTTGKPYLQKYISVIETRDNKIVHYKDYWNPVVALVALLDEASLQKLLNEQ
- a CDS encoding AAA family ATPase: MIYLRSFKLSDYTDRNSNIYPDYVFKHVAGEVLLFDRITVLYGNNGSGKSTLLNVISNKLGISGAERMTSYGHSIYAQRFLDLSSYQLGHDEQEHEIRQLPEGSRYMKSEDILYEIKKIQQSSVLREGIMYEQINKGMSKAQAAQYKATYAFKKKLENIQFSQEKYSNGETSMQFFEEYLLPGQLYLLDEPETSLSPANQIRMAEQINELARYFDSQFIIATHSPFVLGTLHAKIYNLDAKPLQTAEWFELDNVQFFYRFFNKHKQLFE
- a CDS encoding sigma factor-like helix-turn-helix DNA-binding protein, translating into MSQSQNIPVLSQISDLLHLSSKELRVMYYKYYQDKTDREIARILGISRQAVSRRRWTEY
- a CDS encoding epoxide hydrolase family protein — its product is MTAEPFHIHVSDEILDDLQYRLRHIRWPDQLEGSGWERGTDLSYLKSLVSYWKDHYNWRAQESELNRFFQFRCNIDGIDVHFIHERGKGPDPLPIILTHGWPDSYLRYQKIIPLLTDPASHGGNPEDSFDVIVPSLPGFGFSGRPNRPGVNNFIVSQMWAKLMTKELGYKKFAAAGGDIGSGVTRYLASNYPELLFGIHLTDVGIIRSLMTSQDEAELSEEELQYKKNASEWISYEGGYMSIQSTKPQTLAYGLSDSPAGLAAWIIEKFRAWSDCKGDLNQKYSKDELLTHIMIYWVTNTIGSSTRMYYENSHSLPPLGRIEVPTGMAIFPADIVLPPKSWTVRNLNVTRWTTMPSGGHFTAMEEPELLASDIRAFYRPIRMKNKQSE
- a CDS encoding helix-turn-helix domain-containing protein → MPQVDRHKERTVNIEFVAVEDFSILPYPERFTLIFITSGSIKGILNQRPISISAPGVLCLAEDAHVQVVEKINVSAQSFSFHPEFLNTITLSETKDYFPTWPRIQTGLSLFQSNNLYTGVPRVTEKAYPLLFEWFFVLGTEVQAQSDALWVCRIKKYLIQILGLLEELNRNNEHSPVDVVLDYIHTNYSKKISLEDLTKCVHLNRVTLNKMFQERCGNTAIGYLLSHRLKVASDLLTHTDMSLNEIARATGFEYDTYFIKQFTARKEMSPTKYRTTSRKFATAQ